From the genome of Amycolatopsis sp. NBC_01488, one region includes:
- a CDS encoding FGGY-family carbohydrate kinase, translating to MTGLLLGVDIGTAGSKGVLVDAGGAVLARSVREHAVSTPRPGWFEHDAEAVWWADFTAIVADLLRAAEGRPLAGLGISGLGPCLLPASEAGEPLRPAILYGVDTRAGAEIAALNDELGADEILARGGSPLTSQAVGPKVRWLARHEPDVYARTKKLLMASSFLVHRLTGRYVLDHHSASQCTPMYDLAAAGWAEDWASRVAPGLPLPELLWPTEVAGEVTAAAAALTGLPAGLPVTAGTVDAWAEAASVGVREPGDVMVMYGTTMFLVQVLGEPRPHPGLWGTRGVDPGNFTLAAGMATSGAVTGWLRKLVGGSYAELVEEAASVPPGSRGLLLLPYFAGERTPLFDPDARGVLAGLTTTHGRAELYRATLEGIAYGVRHNLEAMASAGGAAGRLVAVGGGTKGGLWTRIVSDVTGLPQQIPAETIGACLGDALLAAEAVGLDPPRGSPIAATVPPDPANRARYEEFYRHYRSLYEATAETAHFLAGQQRAATP from the coding sequence ATGACGGGACTGCTGCTCGGCGTGGACATCGGCACCGCAGGCTCGAAGGGCGTGCTGGTGGACGCCGGCGGCGCGGTGCTCGCCCGGTCCGTCCGCGAGCACGCCGTCTCGACGCCGCGTCCCGGCTGGTTCGAGCACGACGCCGAAGCGGTCTGGTGGGCGGACTTCACCGCGATCGTCGCCGACCTGCTGCGCGCGGCCGAGGGGCGGCCGCTCGCCGGTCTCGGGATCAGCGGCCTCGGGCCGTGCCTCCTGCCGGCGTCCGAGGCGGGCGAGCCGTTGCGGCCGGCCATCCTCTACGGCGTCGACACCCGGGCGGGCGCGGAGATCGCGGCACTCAACGACGAACTCGGCGCGGACGAGATCCTGGCGCGCGGCGGCTCACCGCTGACGAGCCAGGCGGTCGGGCCGAAGGTGCGCTGGCTGGCCCGGCACGAGCCGGACGTCTACGCGCGCACGAAGAAGCTGCTGATGGCGAGCTCGTTCCTGGTGCACCGGCTGACCGGCCGGTACGTCCTGGACCACCACTCGGCGAGCCAGTGCACGCCGATGTACGACCTCGCGGCCGCCGGCTGGGCCGAGGACTGGGCTTCCCGCGTCGCGCCGGGGCTGCCGTTGCCGGAGCTGCTGTGGCCGACGGAGGTCGCGGGCGAGGTCACGGCGGCGGCGGCCGCGCTGACGGGGTTGCCCGCGGGACTGCCGGTGACGGCGGGGACGGTCGACGCCTGGGCCGAGGCGGCGAGCGTCGGCGTCCGCGAGCCGGGTGACGTGATGGTCATGTACGGCACGACGATGTTCCTCGTCCAGGTGCTGGGGGAACCGCGTCCGCATCCCGGTCTGTGGGGCACGCGCGGCGTCGATCCGGGCAATTTCACGCTGGCGGCGGGCATGGCGACGTCCGGCGCGGTGACCGGCTGGCTGCGGAAGCTGGTCGGGGGGTCGTACGCGGAGCTGGTCGAAGAAGCGGCTTCGGTTCCGCCGGGCAGCCGCGGTTTGCTGCTGCTGCCGTACTTCGCGGGCGAACGGACCCCACTGTTCGACCCGGACGCGCGGGGCGTGCTGGCCGGGCTGACCACGACGCACGGCCGGGCCGAGCTCTACCGCGCGACGCTGGAGGGGATCGCGTACGGCGTGCGGCACAACCTGGAGGCGATGGCGTCCGCGGGTGGCGCGGCGGGCCGGCTGGTCGCGGTCGGCGGCGGGACGAAGGGTGGGTTGTGGACGCGGATCGTCTCGGACGTCACCGGGCTGCCGCAGCAGATTCCGGCGGAGACGATCGGGGCGTGCTTGGGTGACGCACTGCTCGCGGCGGAGGCGGTGGGGCTGGACCCGCCACGCGGCAGCCCGATCGCCGCGACGGTGCCGCCGGACCCGGCCAATCGAGCGCGGTACGAGGAGTTCTATCGGCACTACCGGTCGCTGTACGAGGCGACGGCGGAGACGGCCCACTTCCTGGCCGGCCAACAGCGAGCGGCGACGCCCTGA
- a CDS encoding LacI family DNA-binding transcriptional regulator has translation MATISDVAALAGVSTATVSRALNGKSTVDPVLAERVARAVEELGYTPNGLARSLRRRETAVLALIISDVENPFFTAIARGVEDAAQAAGYSVMLCNSDENTAKERRYLEVAAQERLAGVIMSPTTGDSDVRALTTHRTPIVTVDRRLASADCDAVLLDSRAAAQEAVRHLVAQGYQRIGCIAGPPGVTTADDRLDGYRDGLREAGRKYSAKLVRRCEFRETGGREAATQLLTRPDPPDALLVSSSTMSVGVLQVLAELGRRSGRDVGIVSFDDAPWATLISPALTVVAQPAHAMGQLAARLLLDRIADGGSRAATTTMLTAQLVVRGSSTR, from the coding sequence GTGGCGACGATCTCCGACGTGGCGGCGCTGGCCGGCGTCTCGACCGCGACCGTGTCGAGGGCGCTCAACGGCAAGTCCACTGTGGACCCGGTGCTGGCCGAGCGCGTGGCCAGGGCCGTGGAAGAGCTCGGCTACACGCCGAACGGCCTCGCGCGCAGCCTGCGCCGCCGCGAGACCGCGGTGCTGGCGCTGATCATCTCCGACGTCGAAAACCCGTTCTTCACGGCGATCGCGCGCGGCGTCGAGGACGCGGCGCAGGCCGCCGGGTACTCGGTGATGCTGTGCAACTCCGACGAGAACACGGCCAAGGAACGCCGGTACCTCGAGGTCGCGGCGCAGGAACGGCTCGCGGGCGTGATCATGTCGCCGACCACCGGCGACAGCGACGTCCGGGCCCTGACCACCCACCGGACCCCGATCGTGACGGTCGACCGGCGCCTCGCCTCGGCGGACTGCGACGCCGTGCTCCTCGATTCTCGCGCCGCGGCCCAGGAAGCCGTGCGGCACCTGGTCGCGCAGGGGTACCAGCGGATCGGCTGCATCGCGGGCCCGCCCGGCGTCACCACGGCCGACGACCGGCTCGACGGTTACCGCGACGGACTCCGCGAGGCGGGCCGGAAATACTCGGCGAAACTGGTGCGGCGCTGCGAATTCCGGGAAACCGGCGGCCGTGAAGCGGCGACACAGCTGCTGACCAGGCCCGACCCGCCGGACGCGCTCCTCGTGTCCAGCAGCACGATGTCGGTCGGCGTGCTGCAGGTGCTGGCGGAGCTGGGCCGGCGATCCGGCCGCGACGTCGGCATCGTCTCGTTCGACGACGCACCCTGGGCGACGCTGATCTCCCCGGCGCTGACGGTCGTCGCCCAGCCCGCGCACGCGATGGGCCAGCTGGCGGCACGCCTCCTGCTCGACCGCATCGCCGACGGCGGCTCCCGCGCGGCGACCACGACGATGCTGACCGCGCAGCTCGTCGTCCGAGGCAGCTCCACCCGCTGA